Proteins encoded by one window of Candidatus Nitrosocosmicus hydrocola:
- a CDS encoding multicopper oxidase family protein: MNSQFEAYAQPLLRDQPSSLDSLNYSKPQDVYSKDGVLKTAIVVDYLMGKLDNKSIVSMAYNGSIPGPALHVYPGDRVEIDLINNLNESTNLHFHGLHVSPTNNSDGSASDNIFLNVEPGKTQKYVLNIPEDHLPGSNWYHSHFHQLSYGQVSAGLSGMFIVEGLEKLLPEPLQNITSQTFALRDIPFDQAFITTQHSKHSMSNTDTGTERNTVNGAINPVVNITSGETQLWRFANIGPENELAVELPGNTFYVLAEDGSPVWEIWKNDSLFLPSGKRFDVLVTATGNGSIPLNNTFGEPYGTWDHNIIASVNIQGNQNATGNSTIIPTSLMPEKDLNLENITNSRVLNFSSNDIDWTYKIDNATFDHNRVDQTVKVGTVEEWRLVNLDGVNTTNIHPFHIHVNDFQVISVNGKPYEAKGLQDTVIIPTGGEVVIRIPFNDFEGKTVYHCHLMFHGDFGMMGIVEMVK, translated from the coding sequence TTGAATTCGCAGTTCGAAGCATATGCACAACCCTTGCTTAGGGATCAACCCTCGTCTCTAGATAGTCTGAACTATTCAAAGCCTCAAGATGTATACAGTAAAGACGGCGTTTTGAAAACTGCCATTGTAGTAGACTATCTAATGGGCAAGCTCGACAACAAGTCAATTGTTTCCATGGCGTATAACGGTTCGATCCCGGGACCTGCTTTGCATGTTTATCCAGGAGATAGAGTCGAAATTGATTTGATAAATAATCTTAACGAGTCCACCAATCTTCATTTTCATGGACTCCACGTGTCTCCTACGAATAATTCTGATGGAAGTGCATCGGATAACATATTCCTAAATGTTGAACCTGGTAAGACACAGAAGTATGTTCTCAATATTCCAGAGGACCACCTTCCGGGATCGAATTGGTATCATTCACACTTTCATCAACTTTCTTATGGACAAGTCTCGGCAGGTTTGTCTGGCATGTTTATTGTTGAGGGGTTAGAAAAGTTATTGCCAGAGCCCTTACAGAATATCACGTCACAGACCTTTGCCTTGAGAGATATTCCATTTGACCAGGCATTCATTACTACACAACATTCCAAACATAGTATGAGCAATACAGATACAGGCACTGAAAGAAATACAGTTAATGGGGCGATTAACCCAGTTGTCAATATTACATCCGGAGAGACTCAGTTATGGCGGTTTGCAAACATAGGGCCTGAGAATGAGCTAGCAGTTGAACTACCTGGTAACACATTCTATGTCTTAGCAGAAGATGGAAGTCCAGTTTGGGAGATATGGAAAAATGATTCACTTTTTCTTCCTTCTGGAAAGCGGTTTGATGTACTCGTGACTGCGACAGGCAACGGATCTATCCCACTTAATAATACATTTGGTGAACCGTACGGTACATGGGACCATAATATTATTGCAAGTGTAAATATACAAGGCAATCAAAACGCTACAGGGAATTCAACCATTATTCCAACGAGTTTAATGCCTGAAAAAGACTTGAATCTTGAAAACATTACTAACAGTCGAGTCCTTAATTTTTCATCAAATGATATAGATTGGACATACAAGATAGATAACGCGACGTTCGATCATAACAGGGTGGATCAAACAGTTAAGGTTGGAACTGTAGAGGAGTGGAGGTTAGTAAACCTTGACGGAGTAAATACCACCAATATTCATCCATTCCATATCCATGTGAATGATTTTCAAGTAATTTCGGTAAATGGGAAGCCTTATGAAGCTAAGGGATTACAAGACACAGTTATTATTCCAACAGGCGGTGAAGTGGTTATTAGAATACCTTTTAATGATTTTGAAGGGAAAACAGTGTATCACTGCCATCTAATGTTTCACGGGGACTTTGGAATGATGGGCATTGTGGAAATGGTCAAATAG